From the genome of Mustela lutreola isolate mMusLut2 chromosome 16, mMusLut2.pri, whole genome shotgun sequence, one region includes:
- the LIM2 gene encoding lens fiber membrane intrinsic protein, with the protein MYSFMGGGLFCAWVGTILLVVATATDHWMQYRLSGSFAHQGLWRYCLGNKCYLQTESIAYWNATRAFMILSSLCATSGIIMGILAFAQQPTFTRLSRPFSAGIMFFASTFFVLLALAIYTGVTVSFLGRRFGDWRFSWSYILGWVALLMAFFAGIFYMCAYRMHECRRLSAPR; encoded by the exons ATGTACAGCTTCATGGGTGGCGGCCTCTTCTGTGCCTGGGTGGGGACCATCCTCCTGGTGGTGGCCACAGCCACAGACCACTGGATGCAGTACCGGCTGTCGGGGTCCTTTGCCCACCAGGGCCTGTGGCGATATTGCCTGGGGAACAAGTGCTACCTGCAGACAGAGAGCATTG CTTATTGGAATGCCACCCGGGCCTTCATGATCCTGTCCTCCCTGTGTGCCACCTCGGGCATCATCATGGGCATCCTGGCCTTCGCTCAGCAACCCACCTTCACCCGCCTCTCCCGGCCCTTCTCTGCCGGCATCATGTTTTTCGCCTCCA CCTTTTTTGTCCTGTTGGCCTTGGCCATTTACACTGGAGTCACTGTCAGCTTCCTTGGTCGCCGCTTTGGGGACTGGCGCTTTTCCTGGTCTTACATCCTGGGCTGGGTGGCCTTGCTCATGGCCTTCTTCGCAG GGATTTTCTACATGTGTGCCTACCGGATGCATGAATGTCGGCGCCTGtctgctccccgctga
- the C16H19orf84 gene encoding uncharacterized protein C19orf84 homolog: MEQQEKGTGPKGNNLSPPSPRTEPCPPAPFPALPPFPLGIPDPAHLGLPESLASVTVPIRLDALSYLLHSALLGAYTLQQSLPSCPCNPQACCTPQASYTQPGMATRPPRGRGGWGVQRRPGRGQVLQRWQPGRAERGWPRGSGAGPKTPLAMPTSPPTLPGQDGKKEARGQEPPQDMPPAAAEDWEAEY; encoded by the exons ATGGAACAGCAAGAGaaagggactgggcccaaggg GAACAACCTGTCCCCGCCATCACCCAGGACTGAGCCGTGCCCCCCTGCACCTTTCCCAGCCTTGCCACCTTTCCCCCTGGGCATCCCAGATCCagcccacctggggctccctgagaGCTTGGCCTCTGTCACTGTCCCCATCCGTCTGGACGCCCTCTCCTACCTCCTGCACAGCGCCCTGCTGGGGGCCTACACCCTTCAACAGTCCTTGCCCTCCTGCCCCTGCAACCCCCAGGCATGCTGCACCCCCCAGGCAAGCTACACCCAGCCAGGCATGGCCACAAGGCCACCCAGGGGACGCGGGGGCTGGGGCGTCCAGCGCAGGCCAGGCCGGGGCCAGGTCCTGCAGCGATGGCAACCTGGAAGGGCTGAGAGGGGCTGGCCGCGGGGGTCTGGGGCTGGCCCCAAGACTCCACTGGCGATGCCAACATCACCACCAACTCTGCCTGGTCAGGATGGGAAGAAGGAAGCCCGAGGTCAAGAGCCACCCCAGGACATGCCGCCTGCTGCAGCAGAAGACTGGGAGGCAGAGTACTAG
- the NKG7 gene encoding protein NKG7 has product MELCRSLGLLTGSLALVTILIALSTDFWFVAMGPTFSSHSGLWPEKSNSEVPGYIRATQSLSILAALSALVSVIFLILSYVPSLSIRGYGPLSSSIMAFAAAIFAVVAMAVYTSERWNQPQHPQIQTFFSWSFYLGWVSAVLCLCTGSLSLHAHCSGPQSGYETL; this is encoded by the exons ATGGAGCTCTGTCGGTCTTTGGGCCTCCTCACTGGCTCCCTGGCCTTGGTGACCATCCTGATTGCTCTGAGCACGGATTTCTGGTTCGTGGCCATGGGGCCCACCTTCTCGTCTCACTCGGGGCTCTGGCCAGAGAAGTCTAACAGTGAGGTACCAG GCTACATCCGCGCGACGCAGAGCCTCAGCATTCTGGCTGCACTGTCGGCGCTGGTGTCGGTGATCTTCCTGATCTTGTCCTACGTCCCCTCACTGTCCATTCGAGGCTACGGGCCCCTCTCCTCCTCTATCATGGCTTTTGCTGCAG CCATTTTTGCTGTGGTGGCCATGGCGGTCTATACCAGCGAGCGGTGGAACCAGCCTCAACACCCTCAGATCCAGACCTTCTTCTCCTGGTCGTTCTACCTGGGCTGGGTTTCAGCTGTCCTCTGTCTCTGTACAG GCAGCCTGAGTCTGCATGCTCACTGTAGTGGCCCCCAGTCTGGCTATGAGACCTTGTAA